AATAACCATCCCTGGTTAGCCTTTCTTAGACACCTAACTGCTTCAGACCACTCCTTCAAAATTCCAGAACATGATTCGCCAATGGCCACGGCAGGTAAAAAAGCAAAGAGCATCTTCATGCAGTTCTCAAGGTTCGACATATGATGTTGGGCATCAAGAAACTCTTCATCCAAACATAAGTAGAGACCCTTCCAACAGGAAGCCCTTAACAAGCTTTTCTCTTCTGTGCTGTACTGTTCAGAAGAGACTAACCAAGAGAAGTAGTTGGTTACATCATCAAATAGCTTCTCAACCCTTGAAAGTGAGAATATCTTGATCAGGTCTGCCAGATGCAAAAGCAAACATGACTGCAAATTCAGGTCAAGTGTCCTAAACCTGGAAAGGTCAGAGAGCTCATCAAGAAATACAAGGAGCGAATGAAACTGGTTTGCATGCGATAAAGAGAATAATAAACATTCCTGTCGTAGAACTCCTTTCTTAACGGAAGACTCGGGGGTGCACAATTTAGCAACTTGGTCCTCATATCTCATGCACCTTCTAATGATTGCTCCCCAATCCAACTTTGGCAATCTAGAGGCATATGAAAGGCACCGCAAAGCAGTTATTACTGAAACAACATTTGAAGTGGCACCCATCTGCATCTGAAAGCAGCAGAAACATCAGAAGTAGAAAACAAGACACCTGCTCAAAGTTAGTGGTGAAGTTGGTCATTTCAAGTAAAGTTGCTCCTTCAATGTTTGAATAGCAGTATCTCTCTGTAGCACCGCAGTTTCGACATAATCCTAAAGTCCAAGCAAAGACTGAAGGACATGACATGGCAACCCAGAGTCTAAGAAGTCTTCTCCTGAACTAAGCTATATGCCTGTCTCGTGTATCTTATCCTAAACAGATAGGCACAAGGTTTTGTTGAGCTGTGTCCTGTTTAGTTAGAAACTACCTTTGAGAGAGTCAAAAAATGAAAGGACAGAAATGCTAAAGAGGAAAACAACAAGGACTAATCTTAAAGATCTTATTGTACATATATAGTTACTCTGGCATTACCCTCATCTGTCTAGAAAAAAAGAGGTATGGTACGAGGATGCAATTATTATCGAAAGAAGAAACTAAGGCCAGGCAGAAAGCAGCATAGCAAATAGAATCATTTGGAAAAGCATTTCTAGGCGTTTCATCTGGCTATTAAGATTCAACTTTGTTTCATGATCAGATATCATCACTAGCCTTTTATACATATTGTTTGCAAACCACCTACAGGATAACCGCTAGAACAGATCTTTCTTATAACATATTGCCGGATCAAGTACTTCATCTCTCTCATCACGGAATCTTCCTATATGCTGATAGATGAGTTGAACAAAGAGACACAGGAAAGCATCTAACAAATGCCCTGGGTAGTCAACCATATCAGATCTTATCTCCCACACTTATCTTCCTTTCCTTCCTTCTCTTGCACTATCAAACATTCAGAATTAGCTTCAAGTTTGCTTTCGCTTTGACATCGTCCTCCCCTTCCTAGACTGTGTTATTGTCTGCTCTGCTGTCCTATTTATAAAGGCTGGATTGGTATGGCAGTTAGGCATAAGGTGTGTTTGTGCACAAGAGGCCATCATGATAGGTTATcagaaattcttggtgttatgTGCCAAGGCATAAAGTAAGGGCAGTTTACTCCCCCAGATTGCAGAATGAAGAGTGTAAGATCCTGGCTTGACTTAATTTGTGTCATACATGAACTAAATTTAAACCAAACATGTAAAAGATATAATCACACCAGCACATGCTAAATGGTAAAATTTAGTTCTGTACTTAGCCAGATATGCTATTCAGGTAAAGAGCAAGCAATTTAGTATTCAGGTCCAATACACTGCAGGCTTTTACTTTGAAGTTGCAGatcaaatatctgtgagataaTAAAATTTGACTGGCTAAATATTAACAAATATCTCATCTTGTACATGTATTTCaagaaaaaatctcaatttggaaaTATAGGGAAAATAAGAAATTAAGCAAGGCATGAAATGACATACTCCGGGGTCCAGATGCATTAACCACAAAGAGACTTTGACGACTAGACTGTCCTTCGGAAGCCTTTGAGAGACTGAGCCTACTGCATCCTCTTCAAAAGTATTCTCCTTTTGAGGTGGTCTGAACCATGAACAATGCCCAAGAAATGAGATTCCCCAAGCCGCAAATTGTTGCAACTGATTGTTATCAGAACTTTGTGCGATATGAAAGATCTCCCTTACTAATGATGTCAATTCAGGCTCAAAGAATGGGTTTGAAAGTAACGGACCCCTGATACGAGAAGATTCCAGCTGATAACCAAACATGACAAAAGAAAGGCGGTCAGTTGAGTAATATGTTTCTTGCTTCTTCCTCTAAACTGCTAGGAGACACTGAGATACGCATGTCAGACTATAGAGTAAACAATACGTGCTCCACACATGCTAATCCAACCATAAAGTTAGCCTCCTCCTTTTTCATACTTAATCAGTTAATCTTCCATCACTAATATGCACCTCAATAACAACATTAATTCCCAAGTCTCTTATCTCCCATCTACTTGCTTCTGACCACGTACATTTACCATGTCTATATTTAGCTAGTAGCAAGAAGCCAAAAAGAATTTGTTTACCATAATTTGAGAAAACTGTAAAAACTACGTATATTTTGGCTACAAGAATCTATATACAAGAGTTTATAATCACCTTCTGATCAAATGAGATGCCTGCTTGCAAATAAGGGGCATATTGAGCCAGTAATCCAATATCTGCCCCTAATGCAGAGACTATTCCAAGTATCGCTCCCAGATGGACATATGGTGGGTGAGGACTAGAATAACTTTTCCTGAGCAATGATAGTATTTCTTTAATATTATCAACCTTTAAGGAGTGCACCCCTCCATTCATGATGGTGGACAAAAGGTTTCCAGCTCCAACACAAGATACCATCAACAAGCTCTGGTTGAAGGTGCCAGAATTTTCAACAGATAATAGCTCAGAGATCAACTCAACAAAATGACTCACCAGCTGCTCTATCTCGCTATCATCAATCAGTTCTACTCGTTGGCAGAAAGCCACTACAATAGGAAGAGCAAGACAAGAACCAACAGATAATACCATCTCACGTCTTTCAAAGATCATATCTTTCTGTAATGAAGGATTTAAGTCTGGAATACAAGAAAAAATCCATTCCTTTATGTTTATAACAGCATCATTAGCTCCAGCTCTATATAATGCACTAACAGAACTTCCCAAACCCAAGATAAGTCCAGCAACGCCCCATATGTCTTCCTCCAAATCATCATCATTCTGATGCACCAACTCAACTGAGATATCTGGATCACATTCATCCATTACAAATGGAACACATGCAGCTAGCTGTTGTAGTATATCAGCAGAAGATTGTGCGAACTGACATAGACTCCTGGCTAACACCCCAATGATATTCCTTAATAATTCTACTTCCTGTCTCTTGTGTTCCTTCTCCAACTGAGGATTACATTCAGAATCAACCCTCGTAAGAAGATCTTGACAAGAAAAACCCAATCCAACTCCACAAGCTCCTTTTACAAGGGTGTTTTTGCTAATTGATAAAACCTGAAAAAGACCATATCATGTTAATGTATTACAGCAGCTTCCAACAAAATTTACCCTGCTAAAAGAGGTCAAGAATTTGCATTTGGCTTTTGTGTCTTACAGAAAATGACTTGGTCACAATCTCATGAAGTAAAGAACTCTCAAAACTATCAACTCCAATTACCTTTTGTTTTTCAAGTTGTATTAGTTTCCAAATCTTCATCCGGACTTCTGGACATGCGAAACGACTAACTTAGGCCATTCAAGTATACAGATCTTTTATTTTTAGGATAAAATTTACATTCCCAAGTATAGAGGGAATCCTACCACAAAAGTTCAAATTATCTCACCATTTTCCCCAAGCAGATATCTTATTTTACTTTCCCACCTTATTACTTTGTACTTTGGAGGATCTGGAGTAAATATGATCTGTTCCCCTTTTCCGGAAGAACTATTTATTCCCAATGGGTtagtgaaaaggaaaaaagcatCACATATATCCTTCGCACAAATGGGCTAATCCCAGTAAATTCTCTAGTTAATTAGTCATCAACCCGTTATTTAATAATACATATAAAGTTATCAAGCCTAACCGCAGAGGCTCAAAAAAGACTTAGACATGCCCGACTGGACACTGCAATTGGTTTCTGAAACACAAAGTGTAGCAATGATATGGATGAAGACAAGACTTTATTCCCATCAGGCAGTATCAGCTTCGTATTATGCAAGTGCATAATCATACCTCAAGAAGGGCCTTGATGTTTTCATACTTTTGTTTGCAGTCAGTCACATGAAGACAACTTGATACCAATCCAAGAGAAATTGCAGCAGACCACTGTCGACACTCATGTTCATATTGAAACAACCAATCCAACAGAAACTTCGAAGCAGAAGACTTAACAGTGTGTACAGACTGGGGAAGTGCCTGAAAAAAACatgtgagaaaaagaaaaaattgaaaaagcacGTACCTTAAGATCACAATCAAGCCACAAAAGAGATTAAAAGCAATCTAAGATGTCAAAACTTTAGAAATCACTAGAACAAGAAGAGAGGAAGTTGCCTCTCAATTTTTGAACCATCAAATGAAGCCCTTGAATTTGGAAAATTCCTATTAATCCATCAAAGTCTCACATCACCACAAAAACAGCTAGTTCCAAAGCTAACAAATACATCGATACTATACAACAAGATCAAGTGACTACCAAGACCCATACCAAGAATCAGGATAACTCCAGTATGcaaatttacaaagaaaatgaaacaagaCGCCTTCCTAATATGTAATCAGTGGATATTTTCCATCCATACTTATGACAGGTATAAAGAAGCATGAACAGTCAACATGTCCAAGACAATGTCTGCATATCCTCTGTACCCCCATTGGTTCCATTTCCAGCAGCCCTAACACTAATATATTTACTTTATGTTGGACTTCAAAGGATTCAGTGAGTTTATAGATGGCATAATAATATTACAAAATGGAAGATCAATTGGTTTACAAAAAAACAGCATAAAACATCCATAACCTTGACAAAACTCTGCAGCACAAAGAAATATTGTTTTCTAGAAGTCCATTCCATTAAACTTGGTAAGCTATCCATTCTAATTACTTGATTAAGTACAGAAAGTAAAAAGAGACCTCCTTCTATCCTTCAATTACTAGTGTCTCTCAATATGTTTACAAAGTATGGCTGCCCAATTGCAATCAGCACAAAGAAGTGCAAACAATACCAACAAATGCATTAATCCCGCAAATAACACTGAAACATTCAAGTCATTAtttcagagagagagagagagagattatgTACCGAACAAAGAGCACCAATAGCGAGAGCAAAATTTTCCGCAGAGCTAGGGATACATTCATCTGAGATCCGCCTCACAATCTGCATGAGAATTAAACGTAGGAAGTACTAAATGCTTGATTTCAAAATTGAGCAAATGGAGTCTTCTAAAAGTTGCATAGCCATGACAAATTCTTAGCCAACCTTCAGAATGTTATTTGCAGCTTTAGAAGTTCTATCCAACACAGTTGAATGAGCCTTAGCATCAAGTAACATCAACTGAACTTTCATCCACCTTTGCATGAAGGATTTCCATGATTGCAATGTGATAAGGGCAACCAAAATATTTCTTGAGAGCTGAAGAGAGGAAGCTATTTCTAGCAGTGCATTCTCAAATTTAGCATTTACTTCTTCCAAATCCTGTAAATCGATACACATGTAAAATTGTCGGTACATGTGTTGTAAAAGAGTTCAAATTTTAAGAATGGCTGACATTGTCTTACTTTTAACATTCCCCTGTTTATCATATCCAGAGGAGCAAAAGAAAGGCAAAACAAAGCTGCACCAGGTAATTCCCTTACCCTGCTCTTGCTTCCTGCAGATGAAATATACGATGTCAAGATGCACATATCCCTCAATCATATCAAGAAAGCATATATCTTCAACATTATCTTGCCAAAATTTACAAGAAATTAGACAATATAAAAGTTCCCAGCCATATTCTGTTTTTCATATATTCCTGTGCTTCCAAAATGCTGGGCATCATTAGCTATATCAGTGTGGTTGTCAAAATTAGGAAGTGGTCAAGAAACTCAATGACAAAAGATTTACATTGGAAGCCAATAAAAAGAGCAACAAAAGCAGGCTGAAATAGAAGCCACCATTTCCACTAGTCCAGtagtaaagtaaaaaaaaaaaatagaggagGATTGCATACCAGTAGGAAAGACAACCTGCGGAAAAACATCTAGCAACTTCTCAACGTTGCTTTTGGAGACTCTTTGCTCATTTACATATCTTCTCCGATTCCTGGAAAAACAGAAGTCACaaatttaattgtttttagCGCTTCACAAACTTTTACAGAGAACGTGCAATGATGATAGTGGACATGTTTCTTTACATGTACTCGTGATTGATAATTCTAGATTCAAATCCTTCTACAGCTCTTAATACTTCAGGATCAGTCTCTGAAAAAAGAAACTCCAGGTTCACATCCCTAAAATCTGGAATGCTTCTAAAAATATGCACCACCTGAGGGAAAATGCCATATTCAGACAATGTCCAAGCTTGTACGAACTACATTTGTACTTTTGGTAGAACACTTTTTTGAAATATCAGTTTAATAAAAAAAGACGACTAAGAGGTATCCAGACAGTCATAGAATCAACCTCATAATGTGTTAGTGCTATAAATGCAGTTGCTCGAGCTTTTGCCCACAAAGAACCCTGACCATGATTTCTGGAGGTTCCAACTAcccacaaaatttttaaaatctctgAAGCAGGTTCAGGGTATGCTTCAGCATCCATTGCTCCCCATCTCAAAAGAAGGCATAGACtggcaagaagaaaagaatgcAAAAATTTGTAAGCCATGTAAAGGAATCAAGCATTTTCAAAACAGCAATGTTTTTCTATCCAAAGATTTTGCACCAGATCCATTTGGAAATGAGATGGAGGCCAGAGAAATTCTGTTTCATTCtgacttttttttccctttctttgtTTATTCTCTCCACCTACCCCACCACCCGACCTCTTATTCTCTTCCTTTCCCTCTGCCATTCCTGCTCACGGCTGTAGCTTTCCTTTCTAACACACCCCTGTAACCCACATCCTCTTTGCCAGCACATCGCCACAactaccaccaccaccaccacacCCCCAGTCATGATAAACAGCATAGCAATTTGCctccaagaaaaaaaagaaaaataagaaagacACATCACATAATACTCCAGGGAAGTAAAACACTtcaagaggagagagagagagagggctaCTACAGCCCATCTCTCACATCTCAAATCCACCCTCCTGCCACTAGCCCAGCAACCATTTTCAGTCTCCAATCACAATCAAACCAACCTCACACAGCGTTTTAAGTTGCTTTTAGTTTCATCACTgaacaaaaattaaaacaaagaaaaaaattccGTGAACCATAATATTTTGTTTAAGATATATTGAACAATCTAATTGTATTTTATCCCCAAACTTGATaaaagaaaggagagagagaaaaaacacAGATGGAAGGGTGAAGGGTTGAAAAAGAGTTGTTGCTCAAatggagaaaagaaacaaagtaAATTGAGGAAAGAGGAGAGGGAGATGGGAGATGGGAGGTGGGAGGGATCAAACAGAAAAAACTCCTGGAGGGAGTTGACCAGGGGACGTTAAGAGACTCTGAAGGAGAGTGAGAATGAAGGGGATGGAACAAAACTTGGTAGTTATCCCATGAGGTCATGCCACGTGTCTGGAAGGCATTCGGgaagaaaaatcatcttgcTTTACAAAATTCCCACTTGATTCAAGAATATAATGAACAAGACAAGTACGCAATAACAATTGAATAGAGcataaggaaaagaaaatttctacaAATGTAGACCATAAATAATATTGAAAGGAGTACATTTCTAAGCACAAGCAGTATTTCACACGTAATTCTCTACCTTTGGACATCTGTGCTTTGCACAACTCAAAGACAAATCTTTTACCCAATGTCATAGCTACATGTAGGAAAACATTCGAACAGCAAGTTATTACAGGATAAGGGACACTTGTGGGGCTTCTGCTCACCTATAAGCAACGACAGCATTTGATGTGTACCTCAAGACATGCTTTGCAATCACATCCCAAGCAGTATAAAAATCTAGACCAAGTATATGCACAAAGTCAGCAACCGTCAATGTTCTTAAAGGTGCACACCAACATTACAGGGCAATAGTTCTTCCACTTGACCTTAATAATCACATATTTAAAATTGCTGAAACCAACCCTCTACTTGTATATCAACTCGCAAGGAGTAAAGGAATTGCTCATTGCTGGGCCTTTCAGAAGAAATCAAGGTTGAGAAGAAACATCTGACACAACTACCTCAAATAGAAGCGAAATGCCTATGATAATATTTAAGCAAATCCAATAAAATCACATAATTCCATGAGGGGAAGAACAGATGATCACCAAAGCAAAATGGTTTAGATTGGGAAGTTCGCAGTCCCAAATCCTGATAGAAAAAATTTGACAAATAGTTACATGGGACAGATATCTTTATTCAAGAGCAATATCCAAATCGAGACATTGTTTGGAGCAACAACAAGAATCAAACAGAACATAACATTTaagaagggattttcaataaatatcTGACTCAAAGCATCAGCTCAGCAGATAGCCAAAATTATATTCGCATAACTCATTCTATGTCTCACAAATCATCGTTATGGCGAAAGAATAAATGATGAAGAAATCTTATTCACACTTCTAAGTAGTCAAGGCAATAGATAGGATATAACTGGTAGAGCTACTCATATTTTCTCTTACAAAAGAATCAGAAGAGCATAATATTACCAATGACATCTGCTTCACAAAGATGTGCAAGACTCTGGAATCCAAGAGACTGAACAAGAGGATCTTCATTTTCAATGCAAGCCTATTGATCAAAACACAGACATTAAAGAGATTGGAGAAACATGCTTGACAAAGGACAGCAAAGAGGGCCAGCATATTGTACCTCCACAGACAAAATGAGGTCCACACCCCTATCAGGATCTTTTCTGCAAACATCTCGCACAGAAGCAGCCATACTAATACAGACGTCTTTCTTTGTTGCCATTTCAACAAATTTTTGTGGTCCTAGCACTCCCTATGCCAAAAAGACAGAAAACAAGAAGACATATTAAATATGTCCAAATGGAGGTAAAATCCAGACACTAAACCCAAAATGCACCACAAATGGAATAGGGATCTGAAAATTAAAGTTCCCAGGAGTTTGCAAGTATCATTTCCAttgtttctctttttgtttcttaGTAATAGATAACAACATTTCACCACAAGTGCAGTGGTCAAGAATCAAAACATGTGAACTGGAATCTAAAACATCCCATAAACCAGAAACATAATCAAAATACAGAGCATAGCCATCTATACAGACCAGTCAATACTTGGAATTGCACCTTACTAAAAGTCTATATATAACTTCTCCCATTATGGCCGTACCTCCTAGCTCACAATATACGCTACATCTGAATGGTGTCCATCTTTCTCAGTGTAATCCTATGTCCAGTTTGGAGCAAAAATTCAGGCTTATTAATAGTAATTGTCCTGATGCAACTTTTACTGAATGCATCATAATCTATCTTCACCAAAGAGAAACAGAGAGAAGAATAAAAAATGTCAGAAGAGCAGGACGACAATGGTTTTACCAAGAATGAAAGACAAGCTGCAACTTCAAAGACTTCTAATTTAGAAGCTTATAGTTAAGACTCCTTGCGAGTATGTGGGTGAGATTTAAACCTTACGAGCAGCTGAGTTATGATATTTTCCTCAACTTACACAGCTTTTTAGTATATTCTTCACTGCAATGGTGgaatcaaaattaattttttctaaaCAAATGAGGAAGCCAAATCATAGGTATAATGATCACGATTTATGCGCAAAAGCTTGACAATAATTGTTATAAACAAGACATAGATGATGGACAGTGCTTTGCATTTCttcaaaaataaagtaaatacTTCAAATTTAGAAACAATGATGCCAGGTGACAGATAGGACAACTGAAATAATTACCTGTAGATTCCCAAAGACACGGTCATTAATCTCCCAGGTCTTACATATCAACCGAGTAGCAGTAGCATATAAAACTCTACAAAATAAGCAGATCTTATGAATAATAAAAATGCTAAGAAAACAAGCAGATCTGATTAATACCCACATATCAGAAGAATAATGCACCAAATAACAGGTACAGAGGGTAAAGAGTACATAAAATAAGTCCAACTGACAAATACTTTCACATTATGTAACTGAAACATCAGGTGGCTTTCTCTGTAAGTTCCAAAGTAAGAGTATAAAGAATGGCAATCAACACTGCAATTCCCCAGATATAATGTCCAGCACGGATAGTGCATGATTGAGAAACACAAAAGAACACATATGAGCATACGGTTTTGCATCCTTATGAAGCATTGGCGTTACAGTCTGAACTATCAGCGGTAGCATTGCGGAATGTGAAGCAAGTGAAGGAAGCTTGGCAAGTAGTTTCAGCTGCAGTTTTAATTTAGAAGATTTTATTAGATTACCAGGAAACTAAAAACACAATAAAAAAAACATGAACCCTTACAGAACATAATAAACCACTCATCTCACAGGGAAGTATGAGGAAGCATCAGAAGGCATGATTATGTGCTGTGAAAGTCAATCGAAACTCACCAACATGCTGTGGAAATCAATATCCTTATCTTTGGTAGAAAATGCATGAATGCAAAACAGAATGACTAGCATCAGTGACACTCCAAGCTCAGGATTCATATTGCCAGTAACAGCCAAGAGATCAACTGAACAGTTCCCCAATTTCTGATGCATAAGAAGTACACTAGCAATAGCACCAAGGAAGAAGGAAGTATCTGTCAGCACAAAAAATTTTAGCAGGTTTAGACGTGAAATCATGTGCAAGATGAAAAACTTGTATGAATGAAAAACAAGTAGCTACCTGAAATAAATATCTGCTGAAACATAGAAAGAGGTTGAATGGACTTCTTTTTTTCCCCGATTTGCAAAGAATAGTCCCGCAGCAAAGAGGTGCAAGATTTGGGTGTATCATTTCCCTCGTCAATATAGGATTCAGTAGAAGAAACTTTGAGATAAAAAGCACAAGATAATGAAGATGGATCCTGAAAGGACAGGTCCAATTAGCGACAAGTTACATCGTTTAAAAGGTACGCAACTAGATTGCATACACAAATGCCTAATGTTCCACCATAGCTTAGCATAAACTTCACCAACAACTACTACTGGAAGAATGCAGGCAAAACAAGTACTTGATGACGGAATTCAGGTAAACAAATTGAAACAGCTAGAACTCAGATTTTAACAAACAGAGCATGATCTCATGCAGGAACCGTGTTGAGTCAAACACAATATAATTCTAATCAAATGATAAAGTAGCCAAAGGAACAGAAGCAAAGCAGATATTGCACTAGAAATAAGAAAATAGTTCTCTCGAATCTCCCTTGCCCACTTTTCTATGCATTCATTTGAAAGGGTTTGGTTATACAAAAAATAAACTAATGAGGTCAAAGAGATGAAATAATGATGAGCTTCACAGAAATACCATAGAAACAAACCTGAAACCATAAATGATGGAGAAACCTATAAATAATGCATCCAGGTGTGCTAATAGAGGGAAATTTCCTCTCAGTTGCCCTGCCACTCCTTGTTGAAACCAACAAATCTATGAAGATATTCTCCAAAGAAGAAATTACAGCAACTGCTACTTTCTTAACAACTATACT
This portion of the Coffea eugenioides isolate CCC68of chromosome 11, Ceug_1.0, whole genome shotgun sequence genome encodes:
- the LOC113751639 gene encoding protein RST1 isoform X1; this translates as MDAYNPLLERTRVPQPCLQKFAVISIFEKLRNAPPHLVPDSDPGREAITYCLHSTFVGVVDQSVREVCRLVKDSKMDLSRGLLELQSGLEASGPRFVNLFVKALGFLVSCGFQKNPSSFRFQSPETHPFVKILSCRVEVQCELVQQVGNFMVKNKHLGITKVCDFLRPLLNYSFIQVPVVASFRCFATSLVSSITSLSCSFPPEAIPVIKLLMGCLRFFPRRDAQDLAVLLQLLECTVDAYVVVLRQLVGMRLLVHEVQLCGLELVEAIFSLHKDLRMHLHGVENISEMSRHLLAVQKDLGLSYLPDFSSVILSLIIPLIQSELEQEHIAILKVLLFLLEWKQENVYNVTRAASNLNEELLFIFPVINIMSSPSIVVKKVAVAVISSLENIFIDLLVSTRSGRATERKFPSISTPGCIIYRFLHHLWFQDPSSLSCAFYLKVSSTESYIDEGNDTPKSCTSLLRDYSLQIGEKKKSIQPLSMFQQIFISDTSFFLGAIASVLLMHQKLGNCSVDLLAVTGNMNPELGVSLMLVILFCIHAFSTKDKDIDFHSMLLKLLAKLPSLASHSAMLPLIVQTVTPMLHKDAKPVLYATATRLICKTWEINDRVFGNLQGVLGPQKFVEMATKKDVCISMAASVRDVCRKDPDRGVDLILSVEACIENEDPLVQSLGFQSLAHLCEADVIDFYTAWDVIAKHVLRYTSNAVVAYSLCLLLRWGAMDAEAYPEPASEILKILWVVGTSRNHGQGSLWAKARATAFIALTHYEVVHIFRSIPDFRDVNLEFLFSETDPEVLRAVEGFESRIINHEYMNRRRYVNEQRVSKSNVEKLLDVFPQVVFPTGSKSRVRELPGAALFCLSFAPLDMINRGMLKDLEEVNAKFENALLEIASSLQLSRNILVALITLQSWKSFMQRWMKVQLMLLDAKAHSTVLDRTSKAANNILKIVRRISDECIPSSAENFALAIGALCSALPQSVHTVKSSASKFLLDWLFQYEHECRQWSAAISLGLVSSCLHVTDCKQKYENIKALLEVLSISKNTLVKGACGVGLGFSCQDLLTRVDSECNPQLEKEHKRQEVELLRNIIGVLARSLCQFAQSSADILQQLAACVPFVMDECDPDISVELVHQNDDDLEEDIWGVAGLILGLGSSVSALYRAGANDAVINIKEWIFSCIPDLNPSLQKDMIFERREMVLSVGSCLALPIVVAFCQRVELIDDSEIEQLVSHFVELISELLSVENSGTFNQSLLMVSCVGAGNLLSTIMNGGVHSLKVDNIKEILSLLRKSYSSPHPPYVHLGAILGIVSALGADIGLLAQYAPYLQAGISFDQKLESSRIRGPLLSNPFFEPELTSLVREIFHIAQSSDNNQLQQFAAWGISFLGHCSWFRPPQKENTFEEDAVGSVSQRLPKDSLVVKVSLWLMHLDPGMQMGATSNVVSVITALRCLSYASRLPKLDWGAIIRRCMRYEDQVAKLCTPESSVKKGVLRQECLLFSLSHANQFHSLLVFLDELSDLSRFRTLDLNLQSCLLLHLADLIKIFSLSRVEKLFDDVTNYFSWLVSSEQYSTEEKSLLRASCWKGLYLCLDEEFLDAQHHMSNLENCMKMLFAFLPAVAIGESCSGILKEWSEAVRCLRKANQGWLLDLLKAPEGTFMEDNGQFFEVVKKIQAKARLVRIGSIPLNELGRLKACMLNTRSQVIWNVLVEVAATLQHAEESIKRQWLLDTLQISCVTSYPSTALRFLGLLCGNYCKYMPVLVVDADTVLSDLPVTLASVLLDCSFGGVAEAVVLSLWTLTERLYAWALCRSKDNYTPSQRSIDRTEDEMAALLLKVTHHACVLLNNHLPVDKRLELANMVVPDTLLIEM
- the LOC113751639 gene encoding protein RST1 isoform X2 — its product is MDAYNPLLERTRVPQPCLQKFAVISIFEKLRNAPPHLVPDSDPGREAITYCLHSTFVGVVDQSVREVCRLVKDSKMDLSRGLLELQSGLEASGPRFVNLFVKALGFLVSCGFQKNPSSFRFQSPETHPFVKILSCRVEVQCELVQQVGNFMVKNKHLGITKVCDFLRPLLNYSFIQVPVVASFRCFATSLVSSITSLSCSFPPEAIPVIKLLMGCLRFFPRRDAQDLAVLLQLLECTVDAYVVVLRQLVGMRLLVHEVQLCGLELVEAIFSLHKDLRMHLHGVENISEMSRHLLAVQKDLGLSYLPDFSSVILSLIIPLIQSELEQEHIAILKVLLFLLEWKQENVYNVTRAASNLNEELLFIFPVINIMSSPSIVVKKVAVAVISSLENIFIDLLVSTRSGRATERKFPSISTPGCIIYRFLHHLWFQDPSSLSCAFYLKVSSTESYIDEGNDTPKSCTSLLRDYSLQIGEKKKSIQPLSMFQQIFISDTSFFLGAIASVLLMHQKLGNCSVDLLAVTGNMNPELGVSLMLVILFCIHAFSTKDKDIDFHSMLLKLLAKLPSLASHSAMLPLIVQTVTPMLHKDAKPVLYATATRLICKTWEINDRVFGNLQGVLGPQKFVEMATKKDVCISMAASVRDVCRKDPDRGVDLILSVEACIENEDPLVQSLGFQSLAHLCEADVIDFYTAWDVIAKHVLRYTSNAVVAYSLCLLLRWGAMDAEAYPEPASEILKILWVVGTSRNHGQGSLWAKARATAFIALTHYEVVHIFRSIPDFRDVNLEFLFSETDPEVLRAVEGFESRIINHEYMNRRRYVNEQRVSKSNVEKLLDVFPQVVFPTGSKSRVRELPGAALFCLSFAPLDMINRGMLKDLEEVNAKFENALLEIASSLQLSRNILVALITLQSWKSFMQRWMKVQLMLLDAKAHSTVLDRTSKAANNILKIVRRISDECIPSSAENFALAIGALCSSVHTVKSSASKFLLDWLFQYEHECRQWSAAISLGLVSSCLHVTDCKQKYENIKALLEVLSISKNTLVKGACGVGLGFSCQDLLTRVDSECNPQLEKEHKRQEVELLRNIIGVLARSLCQFAQSSADILQQLAACVPFVMDECDPDISVELVHQNDDDLEEDIWGVAGLILGLGSSVSALYRAGANDAVINIKEWIFSCIPDLNPSLQKDMIFERREMVLSVGSCLALPIVVAFCQRVELIDDSEIEQLVSHFVELISELLSVENSGTFNQSLLMVSCVGAGNLLSTIMNGGVHSLKVDNIKEILSLLRKSYSSPHPPYVHLGAILGIVSALGADIGLLAQYAPYLQAGISFDQKLESSRIRGPLLSNPFFEPELTSLVREIFHIAQSSDNNQLQQFAAWGISFLGHCSWFRPPQKENTFEEDAVGSVSQRLPKDSLVVKVSLWLMHLDPGMQMGATSNVVSVITALRCLSYASRLPKLDWGAIIRRCMRYEDQVAKLCTPESSVKKGVLRQECLLFSLSHANQFHSLLVFLDELSDLSRFRTLDLNLQSCLLLHLADLIKIFSLSRVEKLFDDVTNYFSWLVSSEQYSTEEKSLLRASCWKGLYLCLDEEFLDAQHHMSNLENCMKMLFAFLPAVAIGESCSGILKEWSEAVRCLRKANQGWLLDLLKAPEGTFMEDNGQFFEVVKKIQAKARLVRIGSIPLNELGRLKACMLNTRSQVIWNVLVEVAATLQHAEESIKRQWLLDTLQISCVTSYPSTALRFLGLLCGNYCKYMPVLVVDADTVLSDLPVTLASVLLDCSFGGVAEAVVLSLWTLTERLYAWALCRSKDNYTPSQRSIDRTEDEMAALLLKVTHHACVLLNNHLPVDKRLELANMVVPDTLLIEM